Proteins from a single region of Amycolatopsis sp. CA-230715:
- a CDS encoding carboxylesterase/lipase family protein, with translation MTVTAKTTAGELRGREERGLVVFRGVRYAESARFEAPRPVGSWTGVRDATADGPIAPQLPSRLEAVMGAPEESEQAEDCLNLTVTTPGVDGTRPVLVWFHGGAFVTGAGSWDWYSGHRLANQGDVVVVGVNYRLGALGYLRAPGVSEGNLGLRDQIAALRWVRDNIAAFGGDPDAVTVAGQSAGAHAVACMLGIPEARRLFRRAIVQSVPLGIGLGDARKAKRSAERFLAFLDADPRTATVPEILDAQRRVATVSAGRLGLTIAPPFMPVSGTGVLPSWKDWQRTALAAADDLDVLIGTTALETAAFHTTNPVFRAVRRIPVLGPVLADAATWVAGATVFGRGTRALAFDLSRAGARVWAYRFDYAPEGSVFGACHCIELPFLFGDEQSWASAPMLDGADETRTRDLGVRLRASWLAFLHSGRPDTEDLVWPRFTAAAPTVHHWRD, from the coding sequence ATGACGGTGACTGCGAAGACCACGGCCGGTGAACTGCGGGGCCGGGAGGAGCGGGGTCTGGTCGTCTTCCGGGGCGTGCGCTACGCCGAGAGCGCGCGCTTCGAGGCGCCGCGGCCGGTGGGATCCTGGACCGGCGTTCGCGACGCGACGGCCGACGGCCCGATCGCACCGCAACTGCCGTCGCGGCTCGAAGCGGTCATGGGCGCGCCGGAGGAGTCCGAGCAGGCGGAGGACTGCCTGAACCTCACCGTCACCACGCCTGGTGTCGACGGCACGCGCCCGGTGCTCGTGTGGTTCCACGGCGGCGCGTTCGTGACCGGCGCCGGATCGTGGGACTGGTACAGCGGGCATCGGCTGGCGAACCAGGGCGACGTCGTGGTGGTCGGCGTCAACTACCGCCTCGGCGCGCTCGGGTACCTCCGCGCGCCCGGCGTGTCGGAGGGGAATCTCGGTCTGCGCGACCAGATCGCCGCACTGCGGTGGGTGCGGGACAACATCGCCGCGTTCGGCGGCGACCCGGACGCGGTGACCGTGGCCGGTCAGTCGGCCGGTGCGCATGCGGTGGCGTGCATGCTCGGCATCCCCGAGGCGCGGCGGCTGTTCCGGCGCGCGATCGTGCAAAGCGTGCCACTGGGCATCGGGCTCGGCGACGCGCGGAAGGCGAAGCGGTCCGCCGAGCGGTTTCTGGCGTTCCTCGATGCCGATCCTCGTACCGCCACGGTGCCCGAGATCCTCGACGCGCAGCGCCGGGTCGCCACGGTTTCGGCGGGCAGGCTCGGGCTGACCATCGCGCCGCCCTTCATGCCGGTCAGCGGGACCGGCGTGCTGCCGTCGTGGAAGGACTGGCAGCGCACCGCACTCGCCGCGGCCGACGATCTCGACGTCCTCATCGGCACCACCGCGTTGGAAACGGCGGCGTTCCACACCACGAACCCGGTTTTCCGCGCCGTGCGCCGCATCCCGGTGCTGGGCCCCGTGCTGGCGGACGCCGCGACGTGGGTCGCGGGCGCGACGGTGTTCGGCAGGGGCACCCGCGCGCTGGCCTTCGACCTGAGCCGCGCGGGTGCGCGGGTATGGGCGTACCGGTTCGACTACGCCCCCGAGGGATCGGTTTTCGGCGCCTGCCACTGCATCGAGCTGCCGTTCCTGTTCGGCGACGAGCAGAGCTGGGCGTCGGCGCCGATGCTGGACGGTGCCGACGAGACGCGGACACGGGACCTCGGCGTGCGGCTGCGGGCGTCCTGGCTCGCGTTCCTCCACAGTGGACGGCCGGACACCGAGGACCTGGTGTGGCCGCGGTTCACCGCCGCCGCGCCGACCGTCCACCACTGGCGGGACTGA
- a CDS encoding TetR-like C-terminal domain-containing protein yields the protein MTSRTPKARRGETVRRAVLAATAEAIDTDGVAGARIADIAARAGVHETSVYRRWGTRSNLLLEAVMDRLDTALPLPDTGSTREDLTSFFTALATFLTTPAGESLVHAATAGDRFDGMRREFWAARLARATVLVDRGVDRGDLAEDTDAELVLEMLAGPIQLRVLLRGEEVDRGYVTRLVDLTLRAWR from the coding sequence ATGACGTCCCGCACACCGAAGGCCCGCCGCGGGGAGACCGTCCGGCGGGCTGTCCTCGCCGCCACCGCGGAGGCGATCGACACGGACGGCGTGGCAGGAGCCCGCATCGCGGACATCGCGGCGCGCGCGGGCGTTCACGAGACCTCGGTCTACCGGCGATGGGGCACCCGCTCGAACCTGCTTCTCGAAGCGGTCATGGATCGGCTCGACACCGCGCTTCCCCTGCCCGACACGGGATCCACGCGCGAAGACCTGACGAGCTTCTTCACCGCGCTGGCCACGTTCCTCACCACCCCGGCTGGCGAATCGCTCGTGCACGCCGCGACCGCGGGCGACCGCTTCGACGGGATGCGCCGCGAGTTCTGGGCGGCGCGGCTGGCGAGGGCGACGGTGCTCGTCGACCGGGGCGTCGACCGCGGCGACCTGGCCGAGGACACCGACGCCGAACTCGTGCTCGAAATGCTCGCCGGACCGATCCAGCTCCGCGTACTGCTCCGCGGGGAGGAGGTCGACCGCGGGTACGTCACCCGCCTCGTCGACCTCACCCTGCGGGCGTGGCGATGA
- a CDS encoding helix-turn-helix domain-containing protein produces the protein MRELGQTQPQVSKHLHVLKEAGVVAVREHSRHRSSAT, from the coding sequence GTGCGCGAACTCGGCCAGACCCAGCCGCAGGTGTCCAAACACCTGCACGTGCTCAAGGAAGCGGGCGTCGTCGCGGTGCGCGAGCACAGCAGGCACCGGAGCTCCGCGACGTGA
- a CDS encoding helix-turn-helix domain-containing protein: MPRPPLDGLIDDLYYLEGAPPYARLTLPPSPSALLIVNLGAPFRIRSGTDIEAAEYADGCVVTMPTRAFEFGYPGRTRSVGVHAKPWGLAPFLPMPAAELCDRPVTLDQVWGRPAVAELRDRLATAPGPHEMLTLLEEELMRRLHDTTGLGLVRHTSGVLAATGGAVAIGDLSVAAGVSNTHLAQRFKQLVGVTPKRLARTYRLTATVFAIDPAGPIDWGELASGAGYFDQAHFGHEFRAFTGLTPTRYVEVRRRFLREHPGHVLDSWPLPAD; this comes from the coding sequence GTGCCGCGACCACCGCTGGACGGGCTGATCGACGACCTCTACTACCTGGAGGGCGCGCCGCCGTACGCCCGGCTGACGCTGCCGCCGTCACCGTCGGCGCTGCTCATCGTCAACCTCGGGGCGCCGTTCCGCATCCGCTCCGGCACCGACATCGAAGCGGCCGAGTACGCCGACGGCTGCGTGGTCACCATGCCCACCCGCGCGTTCGAGTTCGGCTACCCAGGCCGGACCCGGTCCGTCGGCGTGCACGCCAAGCCGTGGGGGCTGGCGCCGTTCCTGCCGATGCCCGCGGCCGAGCTGTGCGACCGGCCGGTGACGTTGGACCAGGTTTGGGGCAGGCCAGCCGTTGCCGAACTGCGAGACCGGCTCGCCACGGCGCCAGGACCGCACGAGATGCTCACGCTGCTCGAAGAGGAGCTGATGCGACGGCTGCACGACACCACCGGCCTGGGGCTGGTCCGCCATACGAGCGGCGTCCTCGCGGCGACCGGCGGTGCCGTGGCGATCGGCGACCTGAGCGTGGCGGCCGGTGTCAGCAACACCCATCTGGCACAGCGGTTCAAGCAGCTCGTCGGCGTCACGCCGAAGCGGCTGGCCCGCACCTACCGCCTCACCGCCACCGTGTTCGCGATCGACCCCGCCGGACCGATCGACTGGGGCGAGCTCGCCAGTGGGGCGGGCTATTTCGACCAGGCCCACTTCGGCCACGAGTTCCGGGCGTTCACCGGGCTCACGCCGACCCGGTACGTGGAAGTCCGGCGGCGGTTCCTGCGCGAACATCCCGGCCACGTGCTGGACAGCTGGCCGCTGCCCGCCGATTGA
- a CDS encoding dihydrofolate reductase family protein — MGKVVMYSSVSVDGFVADEKDQPGPLFDWLSSGDVPLDESGALKVSQPSHDYTRQYWDQIGVTICGRHVFDLTDGWDGKPPSGIDHVVVVTHRPAPEGWDPEAPFHFVDGVEAAMAKAQELAGDRIVEVAAGDVGGQMLAAGLIDDVRMDVVPVVFGSGKRYFGSVHAQHLLEDPEVVLQGNRVLHLRYRVRR, encoded by the coding sequence GTGGGCAAGGTGGTCATGTACAGCTCGGTGTCGGTGGACGGCTTCGTCGCGGACGAGAAGGACCAGCCGGGGCCGCTGTTCGACTGGTTGTCCAGCGGTGACGTCCCGTTGGACGAGAGCGGCGCGCTGAAGGTGTCGCAGCCGTCCCACGACTACACCCGGCAGTACTGGGACCAGATCGGCGTCACGATCTGCGGCCGCCACGTCTTCGACCTCACGGACGGCTGGGACGGGAAGCCACCGAGCGGGATCGACCACGTGGTCGTCGTGACGCACCGGCCGGCACCCGAAGGCTGGGACCCCGAGGCGCCGTTTCACTTCGTCGACGGCGTCGAGGCGGCCATGGCCAAGGCGCAGGAACTCGCGGGTGATCGCATCGTCGAGGTCGCCGCCGGCGACGTCGGTGGCCAGATGCTTGCCGCGGGCCTGATCGACGACGTGCGCATGGACGTCGTGCCCGTCGTGTTCGGGTCCGGCAAGCGCTACTTCGGTTCGGTCCACGCGCAGCACCTGTTGGAGGATCCCGAGGTGGTGCTCCAGGGCAACCGGGTGCTCCACCTGCGCTACC